The sequence GTCGCGCTGTTTATTGGCACTAAGACTTTCCACTAGGCGGGGTTTGAGCTGCTTGCGCCCCTCATAGACGGATCTTGTGATGTAAATGTTGTTCCCACGGTTGACATCAAAGATGATCCGATAAGCCCCCTCACCGGCTAAATTTTCGGTGCGTACTTCCACCACACTGCCGTAGTAGCCCTGCTGTTCTAAAGCGGTTTTTAAAATATATTTGGCATTGTCTAGCTTGGTATCATCGTAGGTATCGCCTTTTTTGATCCCCATTTGGGTGTAAAGGGTCTCTTTTTCTTTCTCTGTCCCATAACCTTTAATTTCAATACCGGCGATGCGGGGTTTTTCTTTGAAATGGAAAACCAACTTACCCTTATTAAAAGTGGCGTAAACATCTTCAAAATAGCCTTGGCTATAAAGGGCCAAGACTGCTTTATCGACCGCCTTAAGGTCCAAAATGTCGTTTTCTCTAATCTTGACAATCTCACTAGCAAGCATGTCCGACATATAGGAAAGATCTTTATATTCGATGCGGGTAATTCTCTCCTCTGTGGCATCTAGGGGTAAAAAAAATTGGCCAAGCCAAACCAACAAAAACGAGAAATACTTTTTAATGCGGAATCCTTGCACTTGGCTTTTGCAATCCGTGTATTATACCCAAAAATAACATCTTGGTAAACAAAAAATTAACGAAAATGCACACTTTTTACCATGCCTGGATTTGGTTATATAGACTATCCCTTTCAATGGCTTGAAAACGCGCATCCTTGATTTGGTAGATCAAATCCTCTTTACCCACCCCTTTTTTGCTCTTAGCCCCCCCGGCTGATTGGATCATCTCCACCTCGATCGTGCCGTCCAAATCATCCGCCCCAAATTCTTGCGCCACTAGGGCTAAATTCAGCCCCAAGGTCGCCCAATAAGCTTTGATGTGGGGGATGTTTTTTAGCACAATACGGGCGATGGCGATCGTCTTTAAAATCTCCACCGCACTCGGGCTATGCTCCACCTTTAAAAAGTTGTTGTCTTTTTGATAAAGCAAGGGGATAAAGGCGTTAAAGCCTCCTTTTTTTGCCTCCACTTTGTTGGTTGGGCTTTGGGCGTGCTTTAAGCGCAACATATGGTCTAAGCGGTGCTCCCTGCTCTCCACATGTCCAAAAAGCATGGTGGCGTTGCTCATCTTGCCTAAAGAGTGCCAATGTTTATGGATTTCAAGCCACCGGGCAGAGCTCACCTTACCCGAGCAAATGTGCTTTCTCACCTTTTCATCAAAAATCTCCGCCCCACCCCCGGGCATAGAATCCACCCCGGCTTTTAGCATGTCCTCTAGCACCTCTTGGTAGGGCTTGTTAAACTTCGTGCTTAAAAAATGCACCTCGGCAGCCGTCATCGCCTTTAAATGCAAATCCTTAAACGCCCCCTTGATCGCCCTAAAGAGCTCAAAATACCACGCATAGCTGTAATTAGGGTTGTGCGCGCTCACCACATGCACCTCTTTAATGCCCTTAGCATAAGAGCTAGAAATTTGCCCTAAAATCTGTGCGTGGGTCATCTCATAGGGGTTAGGGTTCTTGCGGCTAGCAGAAAAGGCGCAGAACTTGCAACTATCCGTGCAGATATTGCTCGGGTTAATGTGGCGGTTGGTATTGAAGAACACTTTGTCTTGGTGCATTTGCGTGCGGATCGTGTGCGCTTCTTTGGCTAATACAAACAAATCATAATCGTAAAGCCTAGCTAAAGTGCTCGCCTCAGTGCACTGCCCACT is a genomic window of Helicobacter sp. NHP19-012 containing:
- the mqnE gene encoding aminofutalosine synthase MqnE, whose translation is MDLLEQALSGQCTEASTLARLYDYDLFVLAKEAHTIRTQMHQDKVFFNTNRHINPSNICTDSCKFCAFSASRKNPNPYEMTHAQILGQISSSYAKGIKEVHVVSAHNPNYSYAWYFELFRAIKGAFKDLHLKAMTAAEVHFLSTKFNKPYQEVLEDMLKAGVDSMPGGGAEIFDEKVRKHICSGKVSSARWLEIHKHWHSLGKMSNATMLFGHVESREHRLDHMLRLKHAQSPTNKVEAKKGGFNAFIPLLYQKDNNFLKVEHSPSAVEILKTIAIARIVLKNIPHIKAYWATLGLNLALVAQEFGADDLDGTIEVEMIQSAGGAKSKKGVGKEDLIYQIKDARFQAIERDSLYNQIQAW